Below is a genomic region from Campylobacterota bacterium.
AATTTTCGTTGTCTAGCTTGCTCTTCTTTCCATGAACCAGTTATTTCTTTACGCGTTGCTTGTGGATTTTTCGCTATATATTTCTGGACAAAGTTTATGTAGGCCCATTCATCTTTGGGTGTGCTGCCAAGCTTTTTACGTTTCTCATACTCATGCCGCCACATGTCTGCAAATTCTTGGTATGTTGGTGGTTTACCTGCAAGCCAGCGTTCCGTAGTCCAATCTTGACCGAACGCAGTGAAATGAAAGTGCTGGCCGATGAGTTTTTTAAAAAACATACGTGTTGCGAGATCATTTTTGTAGGAACCTTTAACAATGAGTGTGCTTGGCTTGAGTGGATACTGCTTGCCTGGCTGAGCGCAAGAGACTGGCGGGATAATCGGTTCATTAATTATGTTACCTGTTTGCAAAAAGTGAACAATCCGATTGATGACTAACCCTTTTTTGCCTTTTACGGGAAGTGATAGTTGGCTGCAGATCTCTCTGAGTTCATCGACTTTTAAAAAATTAAGTGCTTGTTTAAAAGTTGCAGGTAATTTTTTCATGTTTATATTTATGATTCTTCGTGATCGTTGCCACTTAAGTCATGAACAGTCCAGGCATGCTGACCGCCTTGAGGTGGTTGGTGATAAAGTATTGAACAGTTGGGTACATTTATTGTGGGAAGAACCAGTAGCTCTTGTATCGCTGCGTAAACTCCGCCGTGTGCAACTACCAGAATAGGACCATCAAGCTCGAGGGCGGTTGATAATCCTGATGCAATACGATTGAGGTAGCTTGAATACATTTCAGCTCCTTCTACAGGGAGGTTGTTTCTCCAATCATCGATCCAGCAGCTATTGGTTTTTGCTTGCTCTCTTGTGGTTGTCCAGGGTTTGCCTTCCATAGTTCCCCAGCAAGCTTCTTTGAGACTATCAACAATGGTGACGGGTTTGCCTGTGTAATGAGCAATAATTTCGGCTGTTTTTAGAGCGCGTTTGAGAGGACTTGAGGCTATGTTGGTAAACTTAGTTGACTCCAAGAGTGTGGCAGCGTCATGTGCCTGTTGTAGGCCAGTTTTGTTGAGTTCAACATCTGATTGTCCTGCAGCAAGACCTTGCAAGTTCCAGTCAGTTTGGCCATGACGAATAAAATAAAATGGTTTAAGTTGAATAGTAGGTATGCTCTGGGTGTTTGTAGGATGCGTTTCTTTTAATTTATTCATGTTATTTGGCCTTTTTTCTTAATTTTTTTTTAACGCTGGATTTTTTGTTTCTAACCTGTTGACGATTTCGTTGAAAAACCCTCTTAGACAGCTTGTACTACAAAAATGCATGTCACATGTTCGGTCATTGATTAGGATAGTATCAAACAAGCTTCTTTCATGAAAATGAGCATGAACTGATGCACTGCCCTCCAACATGAGTACCACTTGTCCTTGCTTAATATCACTTTTGCACATTGGGCAGCAGTTATCGTTGTGTACTGGGAACATGTGTCCCTTGATGGGAAACTTAATTTTTTTATTGTTCATTGCTTGTTTCTTATTCAAAATTGCCAGAAAAATACTCATCTTGTTTGCAGCTTACGGCAGTTTCTCTTAATTTTTTACAAAAGTCAGAGATCTTGGGATGCAGTCTCTTAGCTACAGAGCTTATTTCCTTCTCAGTATTTAAAGCTGATTTTTTATCATGGCATTCTTGGTACCAATAATTTGCCAGCTTAAAAATTTTCCCTAATTCATGAAAGGCTTTTAAGCACTTGAAATGTTTATAACCCTTTGTTTGTAAGATATCTTCATATCCTAAGACCTGCTCTTCAATAAGAAAAGTGGGGTAATCACATTCTGGCATTTTGATTAATTCAGGAACAATGAAGTTATTAAACTGTGCCAGCATATTATAAAAACAACCAACTTCATAACTGCCCAACTGAGTAAGGCTAGTCTTAATGTTTTCCATGTCTGAGATATCAAGATATTCTTTTCTCGTTAGCCGATAGAGTACTTGGTGCTTTAGTGGGTGGTCTTTATCTAGACCAGGTAAGTCAAAATTATCGTTTGGATTGTGTTGTAGGCCAATTTTTTCCATGACCCGTGTTGATTTAATATTCTCAACTGATGTAAATGAGACTATTTCAGGTAACTTCAGTTCTCTAAATGCATAGTCTAAAACGGCTTTGGCCCCTTCTGTTGCAAAACCTTGTCCCCAATGTCTAGAAGATAATCGCCAACCGATTTCTGTCGTAGGGGTGAAATGTGCTTCAAAACGTGGCGTTAGCAGTCCAATGAAACCGATAAATTCATTGAGATCTTTTCTTATGCATGCATATAAAGAGTAACCATGTTTATCGAAATGTTGCTCTACTCTAGTGATGAACGCCTTAGTTGCTCTTAGATCTTGTAAGCTAGGAAAGTACTCCATCACTTTGGGGTCCTGATTAATATCAAGCATTGGTTGTAGGTCAGTGTGAATTAAGGTTCTCAAAAGAAGGCGTTCGGTTTCTAAAATTTTCATGATTGGGTATTTAGAATATAAGGTAGAGAGAAATAAGCCAACACGCCCATATTTGCAAGTGGAGTATAACATGTAGTGTGTTGGGGGTTACATTGTCACCACGTGCGGGTAGAAAGTGATGTGTTTTTTTAAATTTAGTGAAATGTAGCTTATGCTTTGCAGGGCTGCCAAAGAAATAAGGGACCCACCATGCGGCAATAGTGCCAATGGTGAGTATAGTGTAAAAAAGATTTACTGAAACTTTTGTCCAAAAGGGCATAAAGGCATGCTGGTATTTTAGTGTGAGCAGTAGTGGTATGAAGACAAAAAGTCCATTAATGCTTGCATCAACAAATCGCCTCCAATTTCCTTCAGCTTCCTTAATAGCTTGTGTATCATTTAGTGGTGGTAGTGGTAACCAATCATGAAGTACCATAAAAAAGAGCAAAACTACCTGGAGAGTAATGAAAAATGTTATGAGCATGAAGTTTAACCTTTGCGGATAGATTATCGAAGATTAGTTACTTTGCTTAGCCGCAGTACATTACCATTACCCTTTAAATGGCGATGCATCAAAAAAGAGTTCAATATGAGAGATGAGGTCGTCGGTGATGGTAATGAGAACCGCAGTTCTCAGTGATCCAATTGGTTCGGGGCAATCTAAGTTGTACGCAAGCATGACCTGATTTTGACTTCCAAATTTTTCTTTAACTGTGATGCTTGTAAAGATTGGAAAATAACCCTCTACTGCTTTTAAGACAGCCTCTTTCCCATTTATCTTTGCCATTGGGCTTATAAGTTCTACGTTGTCGTGTAAACATGTTGCTACTGCTTGTAAATCTTTGTTGTGCATAGCTGTGTAGTACGAGCATGCCAGTTCGATGCATTTATTTGCTTCCATGGGTATCCTTGATTTTTGAAAAACAGGAGATGTTGTGTTACTGAAACTTTGGTGGAGCGTTTATGGAGAGGGTGGGATTCGAACCCACGATTCCGGTTGCCCGAAATAACCGCTTTCGAGGCGGTCGCATTCAACCGCTCTGCCACCTCTCCGAATGCTTTAAGTATAAGCATTTTTTAGCTTTTTAGTAGAAAAAGTTGCTTTAATCTTTTGCCTATCGTTAGTATTGGTGCTACGCTCAAAGGCCATACAATATAATTGTAAAAGTAGATTTAAATAATATTATCCTTTGTGTTGTTTTCTAATAGAAATGTGTAGAAAAATAGCATATCGGTAAATAATTTCTGAAGCAAGTACAAGAGGAGTGCATGATGATGAATATAAGAGCAATTGTTTTAGCGGCAGGTCAGTCAGTTCGCTTTAAAACAAAAAAAACAAAGTTGTTGTTTGATGTGTGTGGTAGACCCATGATTTTGCACCCTTTAATGGTCCTTCAGGAGTTAGGGTTGCCGGTTTCATTAGTGCTATCAAATAAAACATCAGCGGTAAAAGATATTGTTAGTGAGTTGGGTTTGCCTCAACTTGCCTATGTTGACCAGAGTGAGCAGCTAGGGACTGGGCATGCTGTGCAATGTAGTCGAGCGACGTGGGATCAAGATAACGTCCTTATCTTGTACGGTGACATGCCCTTAGTGACTAAAGAGCTTTTGCTTGATATGCAGCAAAAGCATGCTGAGCAAGACGCTGATGTGACTTTTTTGTCAACCTATGCAAATAATCCTCATGGGTATGGTCGTGTTATTGAGCTAGAAGCTGGTTATAAAATCGTTGAGGAAAAAGATTGCAACGAGCAAGAACGTGCGGTTGAACTTGTTAATGCTGGGATTTATCTTATTAAGCGCAGTTTTCTTGAAGAATATATTGACTCACTTGATGCAAATAATGCTTCCCAAGAATTCTACTTGACTGACTTAGTTGGTAAAGCAGCAGCACAAGACAAAAAAACACAGATGATTAAGGTAGCATACGATGATGTTCGTGGTGTTAATACGCTTAAGCAATTGTGGGAAGTGGAACAAATAAAGCGTGCTCGTATTATTCACCACTGGATGCGTGAGGGTGTACGTTTTGAATTTGCACAAACTACGCATGTTGACTGTGATGTCGAGATAGGAGCCGATACCGTTATAGGGGCAGGCGTTCAGTTACTCGGTAAGACGATTATTGGTCAAGAGTGCCAGATTAAGCAGTACTCGGTTGTAGAGAATAGCAAGTTAGCCGATGGAGCTCGGGTACTTGCGCACAGTGTTGTCAATAATAGCCGAGTTGGCAGTAACACGGTGATCGGACCGTTTGCTCATTTGAATACGAATGCAACAATTGGACGAGATTCACATATTGGTAACTTTGTAGAAGTCAAAAATTCAACGGTTGGTTATCATAGCAAAGCAAAGCATTTAACGTATCTTGGTAACGCACGTCTTGGTGACCACGTTAACGTAGGTGCAGGTACCATTACGTGTAACTATGATGGTATTTCAAAACATGAGACAGTCATCAAAGATAACGTATTTGTGGGTAGTAACTCAACCATTATTGCCCCAGTTCATATAGAAAAAGATGCCTACGTTGCAGCGGGTTCAACGATTAATCGCAATGTGCCTGAAAAAAGTTTGGCAATTGCTCGGGAACGGCAAACAAATAAGCCAGGTTACGCTGAAAAATTACGTCAAGGAAAGGCACCAGATACGTCTGGTTCATCAAGCGATACCGAAAATACTTATAGTTTTAAGGGTGCAGTTAAAACCGATACAGAGTGTAAGCAGAACGTCTAATGAAATTTTTTCATACAGCAGATATCCATTTTGGTGTTGAGAACTACGGAAGGGTGGACGCAAAAACTGGCATTCATACTCGGTTGCTTGATTTCGTTAAAAGTTTGACCACCATTGTAGATCAGGCTATAGAGCAGAATATTGATTTTTTTCTCTTTTCTGGCGATGCCTACAAAACTGCTCATCCAACACCGACGCAACAAAAGTTTTTTATGCAGCTTATGATGAGATTACAGCAGGCTGGTATTCCCGTTGTGATCATTGTTGGTAACCACGATCATCCACTGAGTTTTGGGAAAGCTCACGCGTTAGATGTTTTTGATTGTTTACGTTCAGATAATTTTCATGTTTTTTCAAAGCCGGAGCTGAAAATAATTCAAACAAAAAATGGACCGGTTCAGATAGTGGGCATTCCTTGGCCATCACGCAACCATTTGGTTGCGCACCAAGAACACAGAATGAAGGACAATAGCCAAGTGGCAGACTATCTTTCCGCCCGTATTGGTGAATTAATTGCATCGTTTGCGCAAGAAGTAGATGAAAAAGTTCCCACAGTACTCGCGGGGCATTTAACCGTGAGTACTGGAATTTTTTCCGGTTCTGAAAAATGTGCAATTTACGGAACAGATCCGATTTTTTTACCATCGCAACTTGCTCTTGAACAGTTTGACTATGTTGCTTTGGGACATTTGCATCGACATCAAAATTTGAATCCTGGAGGCAAAACTCCCGTCGTGTATGCAGGCTCAATAGAACGGGTTGACTTTGGTGAGCGTAGGGAAGAAAAAGGTTTTTGTAGCGTTGAAATCAAGATGAATAAAAAAGGTGTTAAGTCGTGTGAATATGAGTTTGTTCAGCTACAAACACGGCCAATGATTCAGGTTGATGTTACGCTTGAAAAAGGCACCGATCAAACAGAAAAAATTCTTGCAGCGTTAGCGCACCACAAACTTGAT
It encodes:
- the glmU gene encoding bifunctional UDP-N-acetylglucosamine diphosphorylase/glucosamine-1-phosphate N-acetyltransferase GlmU; this translates as MMNIRAIVLAAGQSVRFKTKKTKLLFDVCGRPMILHPLMVLQELGLPVSLVLSNKTSAVKDIVSELGLPQLAYVDQSEQLGTGHAVQCSRATWDQDNVLILYGDMPLVTKELLLDMQQKHAEQDADVTFLSTYANNPHGYGRVIELEAGYKIVEEKDCNEQERAVELVNAGIYLIKRSFLEEYIDSLDANNASQEFYLTDLVGKAAAQDKKTQMIKVAYDDVRGVNTLKQLWEVEQIKRARIIHHWMREGVRFEFAQTTHVDCDVEIGADTVIGAGVQLLGKTIIGQECQIKQYSVVENSKLADGARVLAHSVVNNSRVGSNTVIGPFAHLNTNATIGRDSHIGNFVEVKNSTVGYHSKAKHLTYLGNARLGDHVNVGAGTITCNYDGISKHETVIKDNVFVGSNSTIIAPVHIEKDAYVAAGSTINRNVPEKSLAIARERQTNKPGYAEKLRQGKAPDTSGSSSDTENTYSFKGAVKTDTECKQNV
- a CDS encoding nuclear transport factor 2 family protein; translation: MEANKCIELACSYYTAMHNKDLQAVATCLHDNVELISPMAKINGKEAVLKAVEGYFPIFTSITVKEKFGSQNQVMLAYNLDCPEPIGSLRTAVLITITDDLISHIELFFDASPFKG
- a CDS encoding GNAT family N-acetyltransferase gives rise to the protein MKILETERLLLRTLIHTDLQPMLDINQDPKVMEYFPSLQDLRATKAFITRVEQHFDKHGYSLYACIRKDLNEFIGFIGLLTPRFEAHFTPTTEIGWRLSSRHWGQGFATEGAKAVLDYAFRELKLPEIVSFTSVENIKSTRVMEKIGLQHNPNDNFDLPGLDKDHPLKHQVLYRLTRKEYLDISDMENIKTSLTQLGSYEVGCFYNMLAQFNNFIVPELIKMPECDYPTFLIEEQVLGYEDILQTKGYKHFKCLKAFHELGKIFKLANYWYQECHDKKSALNTEKEISSVAKRLHPKISDFCKKLRETAVSCKQDEYFSGNFE
- a CDS encoding histidine phosphatase family protein yields the protein MNKLKETHPTNTQSIPTIQLKPFYFIRHGQTDWNLQGLAAGQSDVELNKTGLQQAHDAATLLESTKFTNIASSPLKRALKTAEIIAHYTGKPVTIVDSLKEACWGTMEGKPWTTTREQAKTNSCWIDDWRNNLPVEGAEMYSSYLNRIASGLSTALELDGPILVVAHGGVYAAIQELLVLPTINVPNCSILYHQPPQGGQHAWTVHDLSGNDHEES
- a CDS encoding exonuclease SbcCD subunit D, translating into MKFFHTADIHFGVENYGRVDAKTGIHTRLLDFVKSLTTIVDQAIEQNIDFFLFSGDAYKTAHPTPTQQKFFMQLMMRLQQAGIPVVIIVGNHDHPLSFGKAHALDVFDCLRSDNFHVFSKPELKIIQTKNGPVQIVGIPWPSRNHLVAHQEHRMKDNSQVADYLSARIGELIASFAQEVDEKVPTVLAGHLTVSTGIFSGSEKCAIYGTDPIFLPSQLALEQFDYVALGHLHRHQNLNPGGKTPVVYAGSIERVDFGERREEKGFCSVEIKMNKKGVKSCEYEFVQLQTRPMIQVDVTLEKGTDQTEKILAALAHHKLDNAIVKIRYHLKDGVSDKVDLNEILRACANAMYVVGVIPVHEQVQRERRMSLQSEMKFETLLEQYFSSKKELIERKDILKNKAEQLYQISQESE